One Streptococcus sp. DTU_2020_1001019_1_SI_AUS_MUR_006 DNA window includes the following coding sequences:
- a CDS encoding pseudouridine synthase — translation MRINKYIAHAGVASRRKAEELIKQGLVTVNGQVVRELATTIKSGDKVEVEGQPIYNEEKVYYLLNKPRGVISSVTDDKGRKTVVDLLPNVKERIYPVGRLDWDTSGVLILTNDGDFTDEMIHPRNEIDKVYVARVKGIANKENLRPLTRGVEIDGKKTKPAVYEILKVDPVKNRSVVQLTIHEGRNHQVKKMFEAVGLQVDKLSRTRFGHLDLTGLRPGESRRLNKKEISQLHTMAVTNNK, via the coding sequence ATGAGAATCAATAAATATATTGCCCACGCAGGTGTGGCCAGTAGGAGAAAAGCAGAAGAGTTGATCAAGCAAGGCTTGGTGACGGTTAACGGTCAAGTCGTGCGTGAACTAGCAACGACCATCAAGTCAGGCGACAAGGTCGAAGTTGAAGGTCAACCAATCTATAACGAAGAAAAAGTCTACTATCTGCTCAATAAACCACGCGGTGTGATTTCCAGTGTGACAGATGACAAGGGCCGCAAGACAGTTGTCGATCTTTTGCCTAATGTGAAAGAGCGTATCTATCCTGTGGGGCGCTTGGACTGGGATACGTCTGGAGTCTTGATTTTGACCAATGATGGGGACTTTACAGATGAGATGATTCACCCTCGTAATGAGATTGACAAGGTCTACGTTGCGCGTGTGAAAGGAATTGCCAACAAAGAAAATCTCCGTCCCTTGACTCGTGGAGTTGAGATTGATGGCAAGAAAACCAAGCCGGCTGTTTATGAGATTCTTAAAGTAGATCCAGTTAAAAACCGTTCAGTTGTACAGTTGACAATCCATGAAGGGCGTAACCACCAGGTCAAAAAAATGTTTGAAGCTGTTGGTCTCCAAGTAGATAAACTTTCTCGAACTCGTTTTGGTCATCTAGACTTGACAGGACTTCGTCCAGGAGAATCACGTCGTCTCAATAAAAAAGAAATCAGCCAACTACACACCATGGCTGTAACCAATAATAAATAA
- a CDS encoding bacteriocin immunity protein: MEEPNLETLIRDLYNHARQNLSEDLVAALLETAKQLPSTNERLLAVRLSGLVTLELLKNPKTPAPELVNLASYIQKEEARYKGAAASSFMIGELFKML, from the coding sequence ATGGAAGAACCAAACCTAGAAACCTTGATACGGGACCTTTACAATCATGCCCGTCAAAACTTGAGTGAAGATTTAGTGGCTGCACTCCTAGAAACTGCTAAGCAGTTGCCTAGCACCAATGAGCGATTGCTAGCAGTCCGACTTTCAGGGCTAGTCACACTTGAACTACTCAAGAATCCCAAGACTCCTGCGCCAGAGTTAGTCAATCTGGCCAGCTATATCCAAAAGGAAGAAGCTAGGTACAAGGGCGCAGCTGCCTCTTCCTTTATGATTGGAGAGCTATTTAAAATGCTTTGA
- the yidD gene encoding membrane protein insertion efficiency factor YidD — MKKILIAPVRFYQRFISPAFPPSCRFEPSCSNYMIQAIEKHGFKGVLMGLARILRCHPWSETGKDPVPDYFSLKRNTREEGSHL; from the coding sequence ATGAAAAAAATCTTAATTGCGCCAGTGCGCTTTTACCAACGCTTTATCTCGCCGGCTTTTCCACCTTCTTGCAGATTTGAGCCTAGTTGTTCAAACTATATGATTCAGGCAATTGAAAAACATGGATTCAAGGGAGTTTTGATGGGCTTGGCTAGGATATTACGTTGCCATCCTTGGTCTGAAACGGGTAAAGATCCAGTACCAGACTACTTTTCATTAAAGCGAAATACAAGAGAAGAAGGATCACATTTGTGA
- a CDS encoding phosphoglycerate kinase → MAKLTVKDVELKGKKVLVRVDFNVPVKDGVITNDNRITAALPTIKYILEQGGRAILFSHLGRVKEEADKAGKSLAPVAADLAAKLGQEVTFLPGVTRGAELEAAINALEDGQVLLVENTRFEDVDGKKESKNDPELGKYWASLGDGIFVNDAFGTAHRAHASNVGISANVEKAVAGFLLENEIAYIQEAVEAPERPFVAILGGSKVSDKIGVIENLLEKADKVLIGGGMTYTFYKAQGIEIGNSLVEEDKLDVAKALLEKANGKLILPVDSKEANAFADYTEVKDTEGEAVDPGFLGLDIGPKSIAKFDEALTGAKTVVWNGPMGVFENPDFQAGTIGVMDAIVKQPGVKSIIGGGDSAAAAINLGRADKFSWISTGGGASMELLEGKVLPGLAALTEK, encoded by the coding sequence ATGGCAAAATTGACTGTTAAAGACGTTGAGTTGAAAGGGAAAAAAGTTCTCGTTCGTGTTGACTTCAACGTACCTGTAAAAGATGGCGTGATTACTAATGACAACCGTATCACTGCAGCTCTTCCAACTATCAAGTACATCCTTGAACAAGGTGGACGTGCGATTCTTTTCTCTCACCTTGGACGTGTAAAAGAAGAAGCAGACAAAGCTGGTAAATCACTTGCTCCTGTAGCTGCTGACTTGGCTGCTAAATTGGGTCAAGAAGTTACATTCCTTCCAGGTGTAACTCGTGGTGCTGAATTGGAAGCAGCTATCAACGCTCTTGAAGATGGACAAGTTCTTTTGGTTGAAAACACTCGTTTTGAAGATGTTGACGGTAAGAAAGAATCTAAAAATGATCCTGAACTTGGTAAATACTGGGCATCACTTGGAGATGGTATCTTCGTAAACGATGCATTCGGTACAGCTCACCGTGCACACGCATCTAACGTTGGTATCTCAGCAAACGTTGAAAAAGCAGTTGCTGGATTCCTTCTTGAAAACGAAATTGCATACATCCAAGAAGCTGTTGAAGCTCCAGAACGTCCATTCGTGGCTATCCTTGGTGGTTCAAAAGTTTCAGATAAGATCGGTGTTATCGAAAACTTGCTTGAAAAAGCTGATAAAGTTCTTATCGGTGGTGGTATGACTTACACATTCTACAAAGCACAAGGTATCGAAATCGGTAACTCACTTGTAGAAGAAGACAAATTGGATGTTGCGAAAGCTCTTCTTGAAAAAGCAAACGGCAAATTGATCTTGCCAGTTGACTCAAAAGAAGCGAACGCATTTGCTGACTACACTGAAGTGAAAGACACTGAAGGTGAAGCAGTAGACCCAGGATTCCTTGGTTTGGATATCGGTCCAAAATCTATCGCTAAATTTGATGAAGCATTGACTGGTGCGAAAACAGTTGTATGGAACGGACCTATGGGTGTATTTGAAAACCCTGACTTCCAAGCTGGTACAATCGGTGTGATGGACGCTATCGTGAAACAACCAGGCGTTAAATCAATCATCGGTGGTGGTGATTCAGCTGCCGCAGCAATCAACCTTGGACGTGCAGACAAGTTCTCATGGATTAGTACGGGCGGAGGCGCTTCAATGGAACTTCTCGAAGGTAAAGTTCTTCCAGGACTTGCAGCTTTGACTGAGAAATAA
- a CDS encoding Na/Pi cotransporter family protein, producing MSINWQEIIFHFLGGLGLFLYSIKTMGDGLQQAAGDRLRYYIDKYTSNPFLGVLVGIVVTALIQSSTGVTVITVGLVSASLLTLRQAIGIIMGANIGTTVTSFIIGFKLGEYALPLIFLGTMCLFFTKNRTANNIGRILFGVGGIFYALNLISAGMSPLKDLPQFKEYMVTLGQNPILGVVAGAVITVLIQASSATIGILQGLYAGGFLDLKGALPVLFGDNIGTTLTVIIAAAGANISAKRVAATHVTFNVLGTILCLILLGPFTAMIEYFQALLHLSPEMTIAFSHGAFNVSNTIVQFPFIGALAYFVTKLIPGEDEVVKYEPLYLDEQLIKQAPSIALGNAKKELLHLGNYAVKAFDLSYDYIINSDEKVAEKGHKTEEAINTIDEKLTRYLISLSSEALSQKESEVLTNILDSSRDLERIGDHAEALINLNDYLQRKNVQFSNSALEELEDIYRQTSDFVKDALESVENNDLEKAQALIERHEAINKMERVLRKTHIKRLNNGECSTQAGVNFIDIISHYTRVSDHAMNLAEKVLAEQI from the coding sequence ATGTCCATTAATTGGCAGGAAATTATTTTTCACTTTTTAGGTGGTCTGGGACTATTTTTATATAGTATCAAGACCATGGGAGACGGTTTGCAACAAGCTGCTGGAGACCGCCTTCGATATTACATTGACAAGTACACAAGTAATCCCTTCTTAGGGGTTTTAGTGGGGATTGTCGTCACTGCCCTCATCCAGTCAAGTACAGGTGTAACGGTTATTACGGTTGGACTGGTTAGTGCTAGTCTCCTCACCCTTAGACAGGCCATCGGGATTATCATGGGAGCCAATATTGGAACGACCGTAACGTCCTTCATCATCGGTTTCAAACTTGGCGAGTATGCCCTACCCTTGATTTTCCTTGGAACCATGTGCTTATTCTTTACAAAAAACCGTACTGCAAATAATATTGGACGTATCCTTTTTGGTGTTGGTGGTATCTTCTACGCCCTCAACCTCATTAGTGCTGGGATGAGCCCTCTTAAAGACTTGCCTCAGTTCAAGGAATACATGGTTACCTTGGGGCAAAATCCTATCTTGGGAGTTGTGGCTGGTGCTGTCATTACCGTTCTAATTCAGGCATCTTCTGCAACCATCGGGATTCTACAAGGTCTTTATGCAGGTGGATTCCTCGACCTCAAAGGGGCACTACCAGTCCTATTCGGAGATAATATCGGTACAACCTTAACAGTTATTATCGCAGCAGCCGGAGCAAATATTTCTGCTAAACGAGTTGCAGCAACACACGTTACCTTTAACGTTTTAGGAACCATCCTCTGCTTGATCTTGTTAGGCCCATTCACTGCGATGATCGAGTACTTCCAGGCACTACTTCACCTCTCACCTGAGATGACGATTGCCTTCTCACACGGTGCCTTTAACGTAAGTAACACCATTGTACAATTCCCATTCATCGGTGCTCTGGCTTACTTTGTTACTAAGCTAATCCCTGGTGAAGACGAAGTTGTAAAATACGAACCTCTTTACTTGGATGAACAACTCATCAAGCAAGCTCCTTCTATCGCCCTAGGAAATGCCAAGAAAGAACTCTTGCACCTAGGAAACTATGCGGTTAAAGCATTTGACCTTTCTTACGACTACATCATCAATTCTGACGAGAAAGTAGCTGAAAAAGGACACAAAACTGAAGAAGCTATCAACACAATCGACGAGAAATTAACTCGTTACCTCATTAGTCTTTCTAGTGAAGCATTGAGTCAAAAAGAGAGTGAAGTCTTAACCAACATCCTTGACTCTTCTCGAGACTTGGAACGTATCGGTGACCACGCTGAAGCTTTGATTAATCTTAACGACTACTTGCAACGCAAGAATGTTCAATTCTCTAACTCAGCCCTAGAAGAGTTGGAAGATATTTACCGTCAAACAAGCGATTTCGTTAAAGATGCTCTTGAGAGTGTTGAAAACAATGACCTTGAAAAAGCTCAAGCTCTTATTGAACGCCATGAAGCCATCAACAAGATGGAACGCGTCCTTCGTAAGACACACATCAAACGCCTCAACAACGGCGAATGTTCTACCCAAGCTGGTGTCAACTTTATCGATATCATTTCACACTACACTCGTGTGTCAGACCACGCTATGAACCTTGCTGAAAAAGTTTTGGCTGAACAAATTTAA
- the pepA gene encoding glutamyl aminopeptidase: MTTLFSKIKEVTELSAISGHEAPVRAYLREKLTPHVDEVVTDGLGGIFGVKHSEVENAPRVLVASHMDEVGFMVSEIKPDGTFRVVSIGGWNPMVVSSQRFKLFTREGREIPVISGSVPPHLTRGTGGPTMPAISDIVFDGGFADKSEAESFGIRPGDTIVPDSSAILTANEKNIISKAWDNRYGVLMVSELAENLSGQKLGNELYLGANVQEEVGLRGAHASTTKFDPEVFLAVDCSPAGDVYGGQGKIGDGTLIRFYDPGHLLLPGMKDFLLTTAEEAGIKYQYYCGKGGTDAGAAHLKNGGVPSTTIGVCARYIHSHQTLYAMDDFLEAQAFLQALVKKLDRSTVDLIKNY; the protein is encoded by the coding sequence ATGACAACATTATTTTCTAAAATCAAAGAAGTAACAGAACTTTCCGCTATCTCAGGTCATGAAGCACCTGTTCGAGCTTATCTTCGTGAAAAATTAACACCTCACGTGGATGAAGTCGTGACTGATGGCTTAGGTGGTATTTTTGGGGTGAAACACTCAGAAGTTGAAAATGCACCTCGTGTTTTGGTAGCCTCTCACATGGATGAAGTTGGTTTCATGGTTAGTGAAATCAAGCCAGACGGGACTTTTCGAGTAGTCAGCATTGGTGGTTGGAACCCTATGGTTGTCAGCAGCCAACGCTTTAAACTCTTTACACGTGAAGGACGTGAAATTCCGGTAATTTCAGGTTCAGTTCCTCCACATTTGACTCGTGGCACAGGTGGACCAACCATGCCAGCTATTTCAGATATCGTTTTTGATGGTGGTTTTGCGGATAAGTCTGAGGCTGAAAGTTTTGGTATCCGTCCTGGAGACACCATCGTTCCAGATAGTAGCGCAATCCTAACTGCTAATGAAAAAAATATCATCTCAAAAGCATGGGATAACCGTTACGGTGTGCTCATGGTTAGTGAGTTGGCTGAAAACTTGTCAGGCCAAAAACTAGGAAATGAACTTTATCTTGGTGCTAACGTCCAAGAAGAAGTTGGACTTCGTGGTGCCCATGCATCTACAACAAAATTTGATCCAGAAGTATTCCTTGCGGTGGATTGCTCACCAGCAGGTGATGTTTATGGTGGTCAAGGTAAGATTGGTGATGGAACCTTGATTCGTTTCTATGATCCAGGTCACTTGCTTCTCCCAGGCATGAAGGATTTCCTTTTGACGACTGCTGAAGAAGCTGGTATCAAATACCAATACTATTGTGGAAAAGGTGGTACAGATGCAGGAGCAGCTCATCTGAAAAATGGTGGTGTCCCATCAACAACAATCGGTGTCTGCGCTCGTTATATCCACTCTCACCAAACACTTTATGCCATGGATGACTTCTTAGAAGCTCAAGCTTTCCTACAAGCCTTGGTTAAAAAATTAGATCGCTCTACTGTAGATTTGATCAAAAATTATTAA
- the scpB gene encoding SMC-Scp complex subunit ScpB, with translation MSTLAEIEALLFVAGEEGIRIRQLAELLSLPPTGIQQSLEKLAKKYEKDQDSSLALIETGGAYRLVTKPQFAAVLKEYSKAPINQSLSRAALETLSIIAYKQPITRIEIDAIRGVNSSGALAKLQAFDLIKEDGKKEVLGRPNLYVTTDYFLDYMGINYLEELPVIDELDIQAQESQLFGERIEEDENQ, from the coding sequence GTGAAGAGGGAATAAGGATTCGCCAGTTGGCTGAGCTCCTCTCTTTGCCACCGACTGGGATTCAGCAGAGTCTAGAAAAATTAGCCAAAAAGTATGAAAAAGACCAGGATTCTAGTCTAGCCCTGATTGAGACAGGTGGTGCCTACAGATTGGTAACCAAGCCTCAATTTGCAGCCGTTTTGAAAGAATACTCTAAGGCACCTATCAATCAGAGCCTGTCTCGGGCTGCCCTTGAAACCTTGTCCATCATTGCTTACAAGCAGCCTATCACACGGATAGAGATTGATGCTATTCGGGGGGTTAATTCAAGTGGAGCGCTAGCTAAGTTGCAGGCCTTTGACTTGATAAAAGAAGACGGGAAAAAGGAAGTTCTTGGACGCCCTAATCTCTATGTAACGACGGATTATTTCCTGGATTACATGGGTATTAACTATTTGGAAGAGTTGCCCGTGATTGATGAGCTTGATATTCAAGCACAAGAAAGCCAATTATTTGGTGAAAGGATAGAAGAAGATGAGAATCAATAA
- a CDS encoding endo-beta-N-acetylglucosaminidase, with protein MKNPFFEKRCRYSIRKLSVGACSLMIGSVLFAGPALAEESVVPENGTTTTAVASEQPSTTTPAEATTPAPEVLKELEAREDKTSEQPVSEEKPTLDQLTAVDKEATNPVAETPKAEETPATTENKLEEKATVADVPKKEEKSLRPKEIKFDTWEDLLKWEPGAREDDAINRSSVELAKRYRGYVVNEKANKDAKVEALANTNSKAKDHASVGGEEFKAYAFDYWQYLNSMVFWEGLVPTPDVIDAGHRNGVPVLGTLFFNWSNSIADQEKFAAALQQDEDGTFPIARKLVDLAKYYGFDGYFINQETTGDIVTPLGKKMRDFMLYTKEYAAKVNHPVKYSWYDAMTYEYGRYHEDGLGEYNYPFMQKEGDKVPADHFFANFNWTKEKNDYSVTMAKWLGRSQYDVFAGLELQQGGSYKTKVKWDALFDENGKLRLSLGLFAPDTITSLGKTGEDYHKNENIFFTGYQGDPTGQKPEDKDWYGIANLVADRTPAVGRTFTTSFNTGHGKKWFVDGKVSKDSEWNYRSVSGILPTWRWWQTSSGAKLQADYDFEDAYNGGNSLKFAGDLAENTNQDVRLYSTKLEVTDKTKLRVAHKGGKGSKVYVEFATQKNYTYGGENARKELTLSDDWTKDEFDLSALAGKTIYGIKLTFENTAALKDYQFNLGELTVTDNQEAPQAPTALKVAKQSLKNAQEAEAIVQFTGNKDADFYEVYEKDGDAWRLLTGSSATTIYLPKVSRSASATGTSQELKVVAVGKNGLRSEAATTNFDWGMTVQDTSLPRPLAENIVPGATVIGSTFPDTEGGEGIEGMLNGTITSLSDKWSSAQLSGSVDIRLTQPRRVVRWVMDHAGAGGESVNDGLMNTKDFDLYYKDEAGEWKLAKAVRGNRAHVSDITLDSPITAQEWRLHVITSDNGTPWKAIRIYNWKMYETLDTESQNIPMAKVAARVLTDNKIQLGFSEVPAGATITVYDKADSQTPIATLNTAVGGDLATDPLSFEKRPSLLYYRTQLPGKEISNTLAVTIPQDERKIKAVSLEVAPKKASYQVGEELNLKGGLLRVKYEGEEADEVINLSHAGVVVNGYDAHHHGEQELTVTYLGLPVAGSFKVQVTGEEAGPKEVAALYISKQPKIDYLVGDALDLSEGRFKVLYDDETETEHSFTDQGVEITGYDAQKTGRQKLQLHYQGQTVEFDVLVSPKAAVNDEYLKQEITSAQGRKGTTAYTFADAEKQAALVEKIEAAKAVLENHDASQEAVNQALNDLKQAGADLNGVQVYQTAKEELETLLGKVREKNADDPIIAQAETLIGSTNPTPEAFANLKEELNKKLLVKESHHVGSLEEGETAPTVEALPELVVETETQAFESQERPSGDLLLGERRVVQAGAEGQIRHLIEVDAKGNRTLLKTEVVKEAVAEITEVGTKVESRVQPLDGSGNLVLEKLELEVKEEAVAFKHQERPTGELLLGERRLVQAGEAGQIRHLIEVDAKGSRTLLKTEVVKEAVAEITEVGTKVESRVQPLDGVKDLTISNPALVIEEEKVAYGHEERVNPSLQAGERRIVQAGVEGLRRNLVEVDAEGNRSLKGTELVKETVTEIVEIGPKVDVKTDKSLAPAPVVEAAKQEPAKTEAQSEKPEGKQLPSTGEGVDANLVALGLVGVLGGFGLLAQKKKED; from the coding sequence ATGAAGAATCCATTTTTTGAGAAACGTTGCCGCTATAGTATTCGAAAATTGTCAGTGGGTGCCTGCTCATTGATGATTGGTTCAGTTCTATTTGCAGGTCCAGCTTTGGCTGAAGAGTCTGTCGTTCCAGAAAATGGGACAACAACTACAGCAGTAGCTTCAGAGCAACCGTCAACCACTACTCCAGCAGAAGCAACTACACCAGCACCAGAAGTATTGAAAGAGCTAGAAGCAAGGGAAGACAAGACAAGCGAGCAGCCTGTTTCAGAAGAAAAGCCAACCTTGGATCAATTGACTGCAGTTGATAAGGAAGCAACTAATCCAGTTGCTGAAACGCCTAAGGCTGAAGAAACGCCTGCAACTACAGAAAATAAGCTGGAAGAAAAAGCTACTGTCGCTGACGTTCCTAAGAAAGAAGAAAAAAGTCTTCGACCAAAAGAAATTAAGTTTGACACATGGGAAGATTTGTTGAAATGGGAACCAGGTGCTCGCGAAGACGATGCTATTAACCGCTCTTCAGTAGAACTAGCCAAGCGCTATCGTGGATATGTGGTTAACGAAAAAGCTAATAAGGACGCTAAGGTTGAAGCTCTTGCTAACACTAACTCTAAGGCTAAAGACCATGCTTCTGTAGGTGGTGAAGAGTTTAAAGCCTACGCTTTTGACTACTGGCAGTACCTGAATTCCATGGTCTTTTGGGAAGGGCTCGTCCCAACTCCGGACGTGATTGATGCTGGTCACCGTAATGGTGTCCCTGTATTGGGTACCTTATTCTTTAACTGGTCAAATAGCATTGCAGACCAAGAAAAATTTGCTGCAGCCCTTCAACAAGACGAAGACGGAACATTCCCTATCGCTCGCAAGTTGGTTGATTTGGCCAAATATTATGGATTTGACGGCTACTTTATCAACCAAGAAACAACAGGTGATATCGTAACACCTCTTGGTAAGAAAATGCGTGACTTCATGCTTTATACCAAGGAATATGCTGCTAAAGTCAACCATCCTGTCAAGTATTCTTGGTACGATGCCATGACCTATGAATATGGTCGTTATCACGAAGATGGACTTGGTGAATACAACTATCCATTCATGCAAAAAGAAGGGGACAAGGTTCCTGCAGATCACTTCTTTGCCAACTTTAACTGGACTAAAGAGAAAAATGATTACTCTGTAACAATGGCGAAATGGCTAGGACGCAGTCAGTATGATGTTTTTGCAGGTTTGGAATTGCAACAAGGTGGTTCTTACAAGACAAAAGTGAAATGGGATGCCCTTTTTGATGAAAATGGCAAACTTCGCTTATCACTAGGTCTCTTTGCCCCTGATACTATCACTAGTCTTGGGAAGACAGGAGAAGACTATCACAAGAATGAAAATATCTTCTTCACAGGCTACCAAGGAGATCCAACTGGACAAAAACCAGAAGACAAGGACTGGTACGGTATTGCTAACCTAGTGGCTGACCGCACCCCAGCAGTGGGACGTACTTTTACAACATCCTTTAACACCGGACATGGTAAGAAATGGTTTGTGGACGGTAAAGTTTCTAAGGATTCTGAATGGAACTATCGTTCTGTATCAGGTATCTTGCCTACATGGCGCTGGTGGCAAACTTCATCAGGTGCTAAACTTCAAGCTGACTATGACTTTGAAGATGCTTACAATGGTGGTAACTCACTTAAGTTTGCGGGTGATTTAGCTGAAAATACCAATCAAGATGTTCGTCTCTACTCTACAAAACTGGAAGTAACAGATAAAACAAAACTTCGGGTTGCCCATAAGGGTGGTAAGGGAAGCAAGGTTTATGTAGAGTTTGCGACTCAGAAAAACTATACTTATGGTGGAGAGAATGCTCGTAAAGAACTGACTCTATCTGACGATTGGACAAAAGATGAATTTGACTTGAGTGCCTTGGCAGGTAAGACAATTTATGGCATCAAGCTTACTTTTGAAAATACTGCTGCCCTTAAGGATTATCAATTTAACTTGGGTGAGTTGACTGTAACAGATAATCAAGAGGCTCCTCAAGCACCAACAGCTCTAAAAGTAGCTAAGCAATCTCTGAAAAATGCCCAAGAAGCAGAAGCTATTGTCCAATTTACTGGAAATAAAGATGCTGATTTCTATGAAGTTTATGAGAAGGATGGCGATGCTTGGCGCCTATTGACAGGCTCATCTGCCACTACTATCTACCTACCAAAAGTTAGCCGTTCAGCTAGTGCAACTGGTACTAGTCAAGAGTTGAAGGTTGTCGCAGTTGGTAAGAATGGCCTTCGTTCTGAAGCAGCAACAACAAACTTTGACTGGGGGATGACTGTCCAAGACACAAGTCTTCCAAGACCATTAGCAGAAAATATCGTTCCAGGAGCAACTGTTATCGGAAGTACCTTCCCAGACACAGAAGGCGGCGAAGGCATCGAAGGTATGTTGAATGGTACGATCACCAGCCTATCTGACAAATGGTCTTCTGCTCAGTTGAGTGGTAGCGTAGATATCCGTTTGACACAACCACGCCGTGTCGTTAGATGGGTCATGGACCACGCTGGTGCTGGTGGAGAATCTGTCAACGATGGTTTGATGAATACCAAAGACTTCGACCTCTACTACAAGGATGAAGCTGGAGAATGGAAACTAGCCAAGGCTGTTCGTGGCAATAGAGCTCACGTTTCAGACATTACCCTTGATAGCCCAATTACGGCGCAAGAATGGCGTTTGCACGTTATTACATCTGACAATGGAACACCATGGAAAGCCATTCGTATCTATAACTGGAAGATGTATGAAACTCTTGATACGGAGAGCCAAAATATTCCAATGGCTAAAGTTGCAGCGCGTGTCCTAACGGACAATAAGATTCAGCTTGGCTTCTCAGAAGTTCCTGCTGGAGCTACCATCACAGTTTATGACAAGGCAGATTCACAAACTCCAATCGCTACCTTAAATACAGCAGTTGGAGGAGATTTGGCGACAGATCCATTGAGCTTTGAAAAACGTCCGAGCCTTCTTTACTATCGTACACAATTGCCAGGTAAAGAAATCAGTAATACTCTTGCTGTGACTATTCCTCAGGATGAGAGAAAGATTAAGGCTGTCAGCCTAGAAGTAGCACCTAAAAAGGCAAGTTATCAAGTTGGTGAGGAATTGAATCTTAAAGGTGGTCTTCTCCGTGTCAAATATGAGGGTGAAGAAGCAGATGAAGTCATCAACCTCAGTCATGCAGGTGTAGTTGTTAACGGCTATGATGCTCACCATCATGGTGAACAAGAGTTAACAGTAACTTATCTTGGTCTTCCAGTTGCAGGAAGCTTCAAGGTTCAAGTGACTGGTGAAGAAGCTGGTCCAAAAGAAGTCGCAGCCTTGTATATTAGCAAACAACCGAAAATTGATTACTTGGTAGGCGATGCTCTTGACTTATCAGAGGGACGCTTCAAGGTCTTGTATGATGATGAAACTGAGACAGAACATAGCTTTACAGACCAAGGAGTCGAAATTACAGGCTATGATGCTCAAAAAACAGGCCGTCAAAAACTCCAATTGCACTATCAAGGACAAACTGTCGAATTTGATGTTCTAGTATCACCTAAAGCAGCTGTCAACGACGAATATCTGAAACAAGAAATCACATCTGCTCAAGGACGCAAAGGAACGACAGCTTATACATTTGCGGATGCTGAAAAACAAGCAGCTCTCGTTGAGAAGATTGAAGCAGCAAAAGCTGTCCTAGAAAACCACGACGCTAGTCAAGAAGCAGTCAACCAAGCCTTGAACGACTTGAAACAAGCAGGTGCTGACTTGAATGGTGTACAGGTTTATCAAACAGCTAAGGAAGAGCTTGAAACTCTTCTAGGAAAAGTTCGTGAGAAAAATGCAGACGATCCAATCATCGCTCAAGCAGAAACTCTTATTGGCTCAACAAATCCAACTCCAGAAGCATTTGCCAACCTCAAGGAAGAACTCAATAAAAAACTCCTTGTTAAAGAAAGCCATCATGTAGGTAGCTTAGAAGAAGGCGAAACTGCCCCAACAGTTGAAGCACTACCTGAATTAGTGGTTGAGACAGAAACTCAAGCCTTCGAGAGTCAAGAACGTCCGTCAGGAGACCTCTTGTTGGGTGAACGTCGAGTCGTTCAGGCTGGTGCAGAAGGACAAATCCGTCATTTGATCGAAGTGGATGCCAAAGGCAACCGTACTCTTCTTAAGACAGAAGTAGTCAAGGAAGCAGTGGCAGAGATTACTGAGGTTGGTACTAAGGTAGAAAGCCGTGTTCAACCATTGGACGGTTCTGGAAATCTTGTTCTCGAAAAACTAGAATTGGAAGTGAAAGAAGAAGCCGTAGCCTTCAAACACCAAGAGCGTCCGACAGGAGAGCTTTTACTAGGTGAACGCCGTCTGGTTCAAGCAGGTGAGGCTGGTCAAATCCGTCACTTGATTGAGGTAGATGCTAAAGGCAGTCGCACACTTCTTAAGACAGAAGTCGTCAAGGAAGCCGTGGCAGAGATTACTGAGGTTGGTACGAAGGTAGAAAGCCGTGTTCAGCCACTAGATGGAGTCAAAGATTTGACAATTAGCAATCCAGCATTGGTGATTGAAGAAGAAAAAGTTGCATACGGCCATGAAGAAAGAGTAAATCCTAGCCTTCAAGCAGGAGAACGTCGAATTGTTCAGGCCGGAGTTGAAGGGCTTCGTAGAAATCTTGTAGAAGTTGATGCAGAAGGGAACCGCAGTCTGAAGGGGACAGAACTTGTCAAAGAAACTGTAACTGAGATTGTTGAGATTGGTCCAAAAGTGGATGTCAAAACTGACAAATCTCTTGCACCTGCTCCAGTAGTAGAAGCAGCTAAGCAGGAACCAGCAAAAACAGAAGCACAATCTGAAAAACCTGAAGGAAAACAACTTCCAAGTACAGGTGAAGGAGTAGATGCAAATCTAGTAGCTCTTGGATTGGTTGGAGTTCTAGGTGGCTTTGGACTACTCGCTCAAAAGAAAAAAGAAGATTGA